The Chlorocebus sabaeus isolate Y175 chromosome 11, mChlSab1.0.hap1, whole genome shotgun sequence genomic interval ATCCAGATGGGTTTACATAAACTTCTGCCTGTGGGTATCTCCTTTCTCCTAACATGCCGTGACGTCTGGACTTGGCGGAATCTCAGGGAAGCATCCATGGGGTGGAAGGTCATCATCTGGCTCACTGTTTGATGGTTATATTACCATGCAATTTTCTTTGCCTACATTTGTATTGGGTACATGCCAGTCTCCTTCCTATCTGGTGACATGACACATTCTATTTCAGAAGGCTTTGATTTTTACCAAGCACTTTCATTTACCTTTCGTGGCAGTGCCTAGTACTTCTCTTACAACACCCATCTGTCTGCTTTACCAAAATCTATTTCCGCTTTTCAGATCCTCATAACCTGTCCTACCTCCACCTAGTGGTCCAGGTATATTTCCACAATGTTACATCAACAGGCACTTCCAGCCATTTTCCTTCTCAAAAGGTGCAAAAAGCAACTTCATAAACACAAATTAAATCTTCGGTGAGGTAGTGTGACACTGCTTCCTCCAAACTCAGCGCACTTCATCTTCCTCATTCCGCAAAAACCCATAGCCTTCCTTCACTCTGCAGGACTAGTGCAGCCAAGGGTTCAGCTCTACCTACTGGTGTGCTCTTCTGAGCAAGTTGCTTAGCCTCTCTGTAACACAAGGACGGTAGCTCCTAGCATCCCCAAAGATCATTGTAGGAGACAACGACTAAGGCTACCAGAGCCGCAATAAAAGTCAGTGAATGTTAGCGGGgtcttctctgtctccccagtcCGGCTGCCACGTGGAATTGCTCTTCCTCCGCTACATCTCGGACTGGGACCTAGACCCTGGCAGGTGCTACCGCGTCACCTGGTTCACCTCCTGGAGCCCCTGCTACGACTGTGCCCGACATGTGGCCGACTTTCTGCGAGGGAACCCCAACCTCAGTCTGAGGATCTTCACCGCGCGCCTCTACTTCTGCGAGGACCGCAAGGCTGAGCCTGAGGGGCTGAGGCGGTTGCACCGCGCCGGGGTGCAAATAGCCATCATGACCTTCAAAGGTGCGAAAGGGCCTTCCGCGCAGGCGCAGTGCAGCAGCCCGCATTCGGGATTGCGATGCAGAACGAATGAGTCAGTGGGGAAGCACCAGGGGAAGAAGTGGGCGGGGATTCTGGTTCACCTTTGGAGCGGAAATTAAAGGTTACAAGTAGAGAAAAGAGTAAATGGCTCAGAGCCAAGGCCCTGAGGAAATGAGAAAATGGGGCCAGGTTGCTTTCTTTTCCCTCGATTTGGAACCTGAACTGTCTTCTACCACCACATCcccgcctttttttctttctttctttctttttttttttaaagattatttttactGCTGGAATACTTTTGTAGAAAATCGTGAAAGAACTTTCAAAGCCTGGGAAGGGTTGCATGAAAATTCAGTTCGTCTCTCCAGACAGCTTCGGCGCATCCTTTTGGTAAGGGGcttccttgctttttaaatttcctttcattctctgT includes:
- the AICDA gene encoding single-stranded DNA cytosine deaminase isoform X1; the encoded protein is MDSLLMNRRKFLYHFKNVRWAKGRHETYLCYVVKRRDSATSFSLDFGHLRNKSGCHVELLFLRYISDWDLDPGRCYRVTWFTSWSPCYDCARHVADFLRGNPNLSLRIFTARLYFCEDRKAEPEGLRRLHRAGVQIAIMTFKDYFYCWNTFVENRERTFKAWEGLHENSVRLSRQLRRILLPLYEVDDLRDAFRTLGL
- the AICDA gene encoding single-stranded DNA cytosine deaminase isoform X2, producing the protein MDSLLMNRRKFLYHFKNVRWAKGRHETYLCYVVKRRDSATSFSLDFGHLRNKSGCHVELLFLRYISDWDLDPGRCYRVTWFTSWSPCYDCARHVADFLRGNPNLSLRIFTARLYFCEDRKAEPEGLRRLHRAGVQIAIMTFKENRERTFKAWEGLHENSVRLSRQLRRILLPLYEVDDLRDAFRTLGL
- the AICDA gene encoding single-stranded DNA cytosine deaminase isoform X3, whose protein sequence is MDSLLMNRRKFLYHFKNVRWAKGRHETYLCYVVKRRDSATSFSLDFGHLRNKSGCHVELLFLRYISDWDLDPGRCYRVTWFTSWSPCYDCARHVADFLRGNPNLSLRIFTARLYFCEDRKAEPEGLRRLHRAGVQIAIMTFKAPV